A window of the Virgibacillus pantothenticus genome harbors these coding sequences:
- the rhaM gene encoding L-rhamnose mutarotase, producing MIRKAFVMTVYPDQQEEYKKRHQEIWPEMVDELRKHGARNYSIFLDEVSNKLFGYVEIKDELLWEKISKTEINKKWWDYMKPIMETNSDNSPVTVDLEEVFHMD from the coding sequence ATGATTAGAAAAGCTTTTGTTATGACTGTTTATCCTGATCAACAAGAGGAATACAAGAAGCGTCATCAAGAAATTTGGCCTGAAATGGTTGATGAACTTCGAAAGCATGGTGCAAGAAACTATTCTATCTTTCTAGATGAAGTAAGCAATAAATTATTTGGCTATGTTGAAATTAAAGATGAACTACTATGGGAAAAAATATCAAAAACAGAGATAAATAAAAAATGGTGGGATTATATGAAGCCTATTATGGAAACGAATTCAGACAACAGTCCGGTAACGGTTGATTTAGAAGAAGTATTCCATATGGATTAA
- a CDS encoding iron-containing alcohol dehydrogenase, translating into MSKVLYVPSINLIGRGCLAEVGPFIEELGFKKALLVTDKFLNESGIAQRVLDQLDKIGVSYVVYDEVKPNPTTKNVHDGVEVFKNNNCDFIISVGGGSPQDAAKGIGLVVTNGGHVRDYEGVGKTKYKAVPTIAVNTTAGTSAEYTINYVITDEDREVKMVMVDKNSLVTITVNDPELMMGKPKDLTAATGMDALTHAMEAIVTPGAYPITDATALAAVEIIFEYLPRAVKDSTDIEAREQMVYVMFLAGVAFNNAGLGYVHAMAHQLGGVYDLPHGVCNAMLLPIVERENAKRDPSKFRAIAKAAGIDITDKTDEQCASAVIKAIKKLSNEVGIPSKLSELGVKEVDLEKLANNAMKDACAPGNPFQPTKDEVISMFKEIL; encoded by the coding sequence ATGTCAAAGGTTTTATATGTACCAAGTATTAATTTAATAGGTAGAGGCTGCTTAGCTGAAGTTGGACCATTTATTGAAGAGTTAGGGTTTAAGAAAGCCTTATTAGTAACAGACAAATTTTTAAATGAAAGTGGAATTGCTCAAAGGGTATTAGATCAATTAGACAAAATTGGTGTTTCCTATGTTGTTTATGATGAAGTAAAGCCAAATCCAACAACTAAAAATGTTCATGATGGGGTGGAAGTGTTTAAGAATAACAATTGTGATTTTATAATTTCTGTTGGTGGTGGATCACCTCAAGATGCCGCCAAAGGAATAGGACTAGTTGTAACAAATGGTGGACATGTGCGTGATTATGAAGGAGTCGGAAAGACAAAATATAAAGCGGTTCCAACAATTGCAGTGAATACAACTGCGGGTACTTCTGCTGAATACACGATTAATTATGTTATTACTGACGAAGATCGAGAAGTAAAGATGGTTATGGTAGATAAAAATAGCTTGGTTACTATTACAGTGAATGACCCTGAATTAATGATGGGAAAACCAAAAGACCTTACTGCTGCTACAGGAATGGATGCGTTAACACATGCTATGGAAGCTATTGTTACTCCTGGTGCATATCCAATTACAGATGCAACAGCACTGGCTGCAGTAGAAATAATCTTTGAATACTTACCGCGCGCAGTAAAAGATTCCACTGATATTGAAGCTCGAGAGCAAATGGTTTATGTTATGTTTTTAGCTGGTGTCGCATTTAATAATGCTGGATTAGGGTATGTGCATGCAATGGCGCATCAACTTGGAGGTGTTTATGATCTGCCTCATGGGGTGTGTAATGCGATGCTTTTACCAATTGTAGAGCGAGAAAATGCTAAAAGAGATCCTAGTAAGTTTCGTGCAATTGCAAAGGCTGCAGGTATTGATATTACAGATAAAACAGATGAACAGTGTGCAAGTGCAGTGATTAAAGCGATTAAGAAATTGTCTAATGAAGTTGGTATCCCAAGCAAGCTTTCAGAACTGGGTGTTAAAGAAGTAGATCTTGAAAAATTAGCCAATAATGCTATGAAGGATGCTTGTGCACCTGGAAATCCATTTCAACCAACTAAAGATGAAGTTATCTCCATGTTTAAAGAAATATTGTGA
- a CDS encoding rhodanese-related sulfurtransferase yields MEGNMEYEVLLYYHYVHIEDPEGYAAEHLKFCKDLGLKGRILVAHEGINGTVSGTKEQTKAYMDMMHGDSRFADMVFKIDAHNGHAFKKMHVRPRKELVTFRLENDIDPHEVTGNYLSPKEFYEAMQEEDTVVIDARNDYEYDLGHFRGAVRPDIKTFRELPNWIRKHKDEFKDKKILTYCTGGIRCEKFSGWLKEEGFEDVNQLHGGIVTYGKDPEVQGELWDGKCYVFDERISVPINRKEHVVVGVDYFDGEPCERYVNCANPECNKQILCSEENEHKYLRGCTHECRVSARNLYVKEHELSEAEVETRLEAIGESLKMKA; encoded by the coding sequence ATGGAAGGCAATATGGAGTATGAAGTATTATTGTATTATCATTATGTTCACATCGAAGACCCTGAGGGTTATGCAGCGGAACATTTGAAGTTTTGTAAGGATTTAGGACTAAAAGGCAGAATTCTTGTTGCTCATGAAGGGATCAACGGAACGGTATCTGGGACGAAGGAGCAAACGAAGGCATACATGGATATGATGCATGGTGACTCTCGTTTTGCAGATATGGTGTTTAAAATTGATGCGCATAACGGTCACGCGTTCAAGAAGATGCACGTTCGCCCACGGAAGGAATTAGTAACATTCCGTCTGGAAAATGATATTGATCCACATGAAGTAACGGGGAACTATTTGTCTCCTAAAGAATTTTACGAAGCAATGCAGGAGGAAGATACGGTCGTTATTGATGCACGTAACGATTATGAATATGATTTAGGTCATTTCCGCGGCGCTGTTCGTCCTGATATTAAAACATTTCGCGAGTTACCAAATTGGATTCGCAAGCATAAGGACGAGTTTAAGGATAAGAAAATTCTAACGTATTGTACAGGCGGCATTCGTTGTGAGAAATTCTCCGGTTGGTTAAAGGAAGAAGGATTCGAAGATGTGAACCAATTACACGGCGGAATTGTGACATACGGAAAGGATCCGGAAGTACAAGGCGAATTATGGGACGGGAAATGTTATGTGTTCGATGAACGCATTTCAGTTCCGATTAATCGCAAAGAGCATGTCGTTGTTGGTGTGGATTATTTTGACGGTGAGCCGTGTGAGCGATACGTCAATTGTGCGAATCCAGAATGTAATAAACAAATTCTCTGCTCCGAAGAAAATGAGCATAAATATTTACGAGGCTGCACACATGAATGTCGTGTAAGCGCGCGAAACTTATATGTAAAAGAGCATGAGCTTTCTGAAGCAGAAGTAGAAACCCGACTTGAGGCAATTGGCGAAAGCCTAAAAATGAAAGCTTAA
- a CDS encoding methyl-accepting chemotaxis protein — MRNLKIAKKFVLLVTLAVLLSTIVGIVGFTYLHDMADDSKEMYDKYLLSIDKLGKIQKNNATIDAYSMEAMMTNDQNKYNDLIKRIDELVIESKKMETKDLFPKKIIDTDGYNMLLDDYIRGRTTALKLAKDDKKGGYKYYVDHVMTKRMELDNIMTKIQKYFSNKASDINKKNQTHLQEVNMIFIIITLVGIVVFIAVSLWIVKSIIKPVKHLQYVMGAAEQGKLVTGDYKANDEFGQLVSSFNAMITRIRDLLWSIQEGAENVVSSSEQLTASAQQNTQASEHVASAIQEIAAGSMGQMDHIEETAHTMNTMVASFQKIADQTTVISAHAEETTQMSVKGKESMDEVVEQMETIDRNVVRLGKTIHNLSRSLTEIDTINQTITDIATQTNLLSLNAAIEAARAGEHGKGFSVVAEEVRKLAEQSSQSAEQITRLIETIQYETNETMDSMNITKQVVETGTNVVHDTGSMFSKIESTFHDIFNDFSQISTDVNHLSSGAISLQTSMNGIKKIAEQAAEQTQTVSAATEEQLASIQEIESSSENLAKVSEDLQQLVNKFE; from the coding sequence ATGAGAAATTTGAAAATAGCCAAGAAATTCGTGTTACTTGTTACTTTGGCTGTTCTTTTATCTACTATCGTAGGTATAGTAGGATTTACATATTTACATGATATGGCAGATGATTCTAAAGAAATGTATGACAAATATTTACTTTCCATTGACAAGCTTGGGAAGATCCAAAAAAACAATGCCACTATTGATGCTTATTCAATGGAAGCCATGATGACAAATGATCAGAATAAATATAATGACCTAATTAAACGTATTGACGAACTAGTGATCGAAAGTAAAAAAATGGAGACTAAAGATTTATTTCCCAAAAAGATTATAGATACGGATGGATATAATATGTTATTAGATGATTATATTCGGGGGAGAACTACTGCTCTTAAATTAGCAAAAGATGATAAAAAGGGAGGGTATAAATATTATGTAGATCATGTTATGACCAAACGTATGGAATTAGACAATATAATGACGAAAATCCAAAAGTACTTTTCTAATAAAGCGAGTGATATTAACAAAAAAAATCAAACTCATTTACAAGAAGTAAACATGATTTTTATCATTATAACTTTAGTGGGGATCGTTGTCTTTATTGCTGTTAGCTTATGGATTGTTAAATCGATTATAAAGCCAGTTAAACACTTACAATATGTAATGGGGGCTGCTGAACAAGGCAAATTAGTAACGGGCGATTACAAAGCAAATGATGAATTTGGTCAACTAGTTTCTTCTTTTAATGCTATGATAACTAGAATTAGAGATTTACTATGGTCTATTCAGGAAGGAGCAGAAAATGTGGTTTCTTCTTCTGAACAATTAACTGCCAGCGCTCAGCAAAACACACAAGCGTCAGAGCACGTTGCTTCTGCGATTCAAGAAATAGCAGCAGGATCGATGGGACAAATGGATCATATTGAGGAAACTGCTCATACGATGAATACGATGGTAGCTAGCTTTCAAAAAATAGCGGATCAAACGACGGTAATTTCAGCTCATGCAGAAGAGACCACGCAAATGTCTGTAAAAGGGAAGGAATCTATGGATGAAGTAGTAGAGCAAATGGAAACCATTGATAGGAATGTGGTTCGATTAGGAAAAACCATCCATAATCTAAGCCGAAGCTTGACAGAAATCGATACCATAAACCAAACCATTACCGATATAGCGACCCAAACGAATTTGCTCTCTTTAAATGCGGCCATTGAAGCGGCTAGAGCTGGAGAACACGGCAAAGGTTTCTCTGTTGTTGCCGAAGAAGTAAGAAAGTTGGCAGAACAATCCAGTCAGTCAGCTGAGCAAATCACTCGTTTAATTGAAACCATTCAGTACGAAACAAATGAAACGATGGATTCCATGAACATAACAAAACAAGTAGTAGAAACAGGAACGAATGTAGTTCATGACACTGGAAGTATGTTTAGCAAAATTGAAAGTACATTTCATGATATTTTCAATGACTTCTCTCAAATTAGTACAGATGTTAATCATCTTTCATCTGGGGCAATAAGCCTGCAAACATCCATGAATGGGATTAAAAAAATTGCGGAACAGGCAGCGGAACAAACACAAACCGTATCTGCTGCAACAGAAGAACAACTTGCATCTATACAGGAAATCGAATCCTCTTCAGAAAACTTAGCGAAAGTTTCCGAAGACCTACAACAGCTTGTAAATAAATTTGAATAA
- a CDS encoding glutathione peroxidase yields MSVYDFQVETIDGKETSLADYRGNVLLIVNTASKCGFTPQFKGLQQLYDTFKGQGFYVLGFPCNQFNNQDPGSEEEIAEFCQLNYGVTFPMFRKIDVKGEQAHPLFQYLTEEVKGMFTKQIKWNFTKFLINKQGEVINRYAPQTKPEQIKKDIEATLKK; encoded by the coding sequence ATGTCTGTTTATGATTTCCAAGTAGAAACAATCGACGGGAAAGAAACATCACTTGCTGATTATCGAGGGAACGTGCTTCTTATTGTAAATACTGCGAGCAAATGCGGCTTTACCCCACAATTCAAAGGGCTGCAGCAACTATATGATACCTTTAAAGGTCAAGGCTTTTATGTGCTTGGATTTCCTTGCAATCAATTTAACAACCAAGACCCTGGCTCGGAAGAGGAAATTGCGGAGTTCTGTCAATTGAATTATGGCGTGACGTTTCCCATGTTTCGTAAAATTGATGTAAAGGGAGAACAGGCACATCCTTTATTTCAGTATCTTACAGAAGAAGTAAAAGGTATGTTTACAAAGCAAATTAAATGGAATTTCACCAAATTTTTAATCAATAAACAGGGCGAGGTTATTAATCGATACGCACCGCAAACGAAGCCTGAACAAATAAAAAAAGATATCGAAGCTACCTTGAAAAAATAA
- a CDS encoding amino acid ABC transporter ATP-binding protein: MIKAENITKKFGKQTVLHSISTTIKQGEVVAVIGPSGSGKSTFLRCLNLLESPTEGKVWLNDQEITAPKRNKLAVRKHIGMVFQHFHLFPHMTVLDNVAYAPQKVKGISKQEAHQTAKKLLAKVGLTDKEQAYPNRLSGGQKQRVAIARALAMEPETMLFDEPTSALDPEMVKEVLEVIKDLANTGMTMIIVTHEMNFAKEVADRIMFLDQGRLIEEAEPTAFFHEPATERAKDFLAKVL; this comes from the coding sequence GTGATTAAAGCAGAAAACATAACCAAAAAATTTGGCAAACAAACGGTACTTCATAGTATATCTACAACCATTAAGCAAGGAGAAGTTGTTGCTGTTATTGGTCCATCGGGATCTGGTAAATCCACATTTTTACGTTGCCTAAACTTATTGGAAAGTCCTACGGAAGGAAAAGTTTGGCTTAATGACCAGGAAATCACTGCTCCGAAACGGAACAAATTAGCTGTCCGAAAACATATCGGAATGGTTTTCCAGCATTTTCACTTATTCCCGCATATGACGGTTCTGGATAATGTAGCTTATGCACCACAGAAAGTAAAAGGTATATCCAAGCAAGAAGCACACCAAACAGCAAAAAAACTGCTAGCAAAAGTGGGATTAACGGATAAAGAACAAGCATATCCGAACCGTTTATCTGGGGGTCAAAAGCAGCGTGTGGCCATTGCTAGAGCATTAGCTATGGAGCCAGAAACCATGCTATTTGATGAACCAACATCAGCACTCGATCCAGAAATGGTAAAAGAAGTGCTCGAAGTGATAAAAGATTTAGCTAATACTGGTATGACGATGATCATAGTTACCCATGAGATGAATTTTGCAAAGGAAGTCGCCGACCGCATTATGTTTTTGGATCAAGGGAGACTAATTGAGGAAGCAGAACCAACAGCGTTTTTCCACGAACCGGCAACAGAGCGAGCAAAAGATTTTCTGGCAAAAGTGTTGTAG
- a CDS encoding amino acid ABC transporter permease: MNLDFSQIVPYIPFILEGIGTTLKFVSTSIVIGFILGTLLALCKVTKAPVLKPFADAYTSIFRGTPLILQLMIIYYAVPQLTGYDISAFISAVLAFGLNSAAYISEIIRGGIQAVDKGQTEAAEALGIPYRPMMANIILPQAFKNILPAMMNEFITLTKESALVSTIGYLDLMRRAQVVGSDLYRNFEPLLFAGLIYWVMVFILTQLGRVLERRLRQSD; the protein is encoded by the coding sequence ATGAATTTGGATTTCAGCCAAATCGTGCCTTATATTCCTTTTATATTAGAAGGAATTGGGACAACATTAAAATTCGTCAGTACATCCATTGTTATTGGATTTATTTTAGGTACATTATTAGCTTTATGCAAAGTAACCAAAGCTCCGGTGCTAAAACCCTTTGCGGACGCGTACACTTCGATTTTCCGTGGGACACCACTGATTTTGCAATTAATGATTATTTACTATGCTGTTCCACAATTAACAGGTTATGACATATCCGCATTTATATCTGCCGTTCTTGCGTTTGGGTTAAATTCTGCTGCCTATATTTCCGAGATTATTCGTGGGGGGATTCAAGCAGTTGATAAAGGACAAACAGAAGCAGCAGAAGCATTAGGTATCCCTTATCGTCCCATGATGGCAAACATCATTTTGCCGCAAGCATTTAAAAATATATTGCCAGCAATGATGAATGAATTCATTACGTTAACAAAAGAATCCGCACTTGTATCTACGATCGGCTATTTGGATTTAATGCGTCGTGCGCAAGTAGTTGGGTCAGACTTATACCGTAATTTTGAACCACTATTATTTGCAGGGTTGATTTATTGGGTGATGGTCTTTATCCTTACACAACTTGGTAGAGTACTAGAACGGAGGCTTCGGCAAAGTGATTAA
- a CDS encoding transporter substrate-binding domain-containing protein: MAVLFVIVTGIITACGSSDDKASGEAGEEKKVLKMATSADFPPFETRDPEGNFEGFDIELGQMIAKELGYELEIEDMQFDGLVGALQADRVDMVLSGMSATEERKKNVDFSTEYHRSGESFLTNKDSNIETIDDLKGKTVGVQLGSIQEEGAKKLAKEYDFEVKAVDKAGLLVQELNANRIDVGYMDKTVAAGYAKEQDLKSFDDPTESSPGMGIAFPKGSDLVDKVNDVLAKFEKSGKMQELEEKWLSEMQ, encoded by the coding sequence ATGGCAGTTCTCTTTGTCATAGTAACTGGAATAATTACAGCTTGTGGAAGCAGCGATGATAAAGCATCTGGAGAAGCAGGAGAAGAGAAAAAGGTACTGAAAATGGCTACGTCAGCTGACTTCCCTCCATTTGAAACGCGTGACCCTGAAGGTAACTTTGAAGGTTTTGACATTGAATTAGGTCAAATGATTGCTAAAGAGTTAGGCTATGAATTAGAAATAGAAGATATGCAATTTGACGGATTGGTTGGAGCTCTCCAAGCTGATCGGGTTGATATGGTATTATCAGGCATGAGCGCGACCGAAGAACGTAAAAAAAATGTTGATTTTTCAACGGAATATCATCGTTCAGGAGAAAGCTTTTTAACAAACAAAGACTCTAATATTGAAACGATCGATGATTTAAAAGGAAAAACAGTCGGCGTCCAGCTAGGTTCGATTCAGGAAGAAGGAGCAAAAAAACTAGCTAAAGAATATGATTTTGAAGTGAAAGCAGTAGATAAAGCAGGGCTTCTCGTTCAAGAATTAAATGCTAATCGAATTGATGTCGGTTATATGGATAAAACCGTTGCGGCCGGTTATGCAAAAGAACAAGATTTAAAATCCTTTGATGATCCTACAGAAAGCTCACCAGGAATGGGGATCGCTTTTCCAAAGGGAAGTGATTTAGTCGACAAAGTAAATGATGTACTAGCTAAATTTGAAAAAAGTGGAAAAATGCAAGAATTAGAAGAAAAGTGGTTATCAGAGATGCAGTAA
- a CDS encoding M20 family metallopeptidase, whose translation MKTLKEELKYIHRDLCHISDHLYKHPELGDQEYQSMQLLMNLLKEHQFEIEAGVAGRKTAFKAVFDSGKPGPAIAYLAEYDALPGVGHGCGHNLIGTMSIGAGIILSKQLTEIGGSVVVLGTPAEETNGAKVPMSENGFFDSIDVAMIVHPGDQAYESGDSLAMDAIQFAYFGKTAHAAAAPEKGINALDSVLQLFNGINALREHLPTDVRIHGIIANGGEAANVVPDKAVAQFYVRAKERKALNAVVEKVKKIAEGAALMTGATLEVSNYELSYDNMVTNQALSNTFTKHLEQITAQPVLPAKQSYGSIDMGNVSHVVPAIHPYIGFDKPGLIAHTKEFADMTITDKGHQMIADGALALAQTGFEVITDPNLLTAIKQEFNQRKI comes from the coding sequence ATGAAGACATTAAAGGAAGAATTAAAGTATATACACCGTGATTTATGTCATATTAGCGATCATTTATACAAGCATCCAGAGTTAGGAGATCAGGAATACCAATCCATGCAGCTGTTAATGAATTTGCTAAAGGAGCATCAATTTGAAATTGAAGCTGGAGTTGCTGGTAGAAAAACTGCTTTTAAAGCTGTATTTGATAGTGGAAAGCCCGGCCCCGCTATTGCATATTTAGCTGAATATGATGCGTTGCCCGGAGTTGGACACGGTTGTGGTCATAATCTCATTGGAACGATGAGTATAGGCGCTGGGATTATTTTAAGTAAACAGTTAACTGAAATAGGAGGTAGTGTCGTTGTATTAGGCACGCCAGCTGAAGAGACAAACGGTGCTAAAGTACCGATGAGTGAAAATGGATTTTTTGATTCTATTGATGTTGCGATGATTGTTCATCCTGGAGATCAAGCCTATGAGAGTGGTGACTCCCTTGCGATGGATGCGATCCAATTTGCTTACTTTGGCAAAACCGCTCATGCTGCAGCTGCACCGGAAAAAGGAATCAATGCATTAGATAGCGTCCTTCAGCTATTCAATGGCATTAACGCATTGCGAGAGCACCTTCCAACGGATGTACGAATACATGGAATTATAGCAAATGGTGGGGAAGCAGCTAATGTCGTTCCTGACAAAGCAGTAGCCCAATTTTATGTGCGGGCAAAAGAGCGAAAAGCGTTAAATGCAGTTGTAGAAAAAGTAAAAAAAATTGCTGAAGGTGCTGCCTTAATGACAGGTGCGACTTTAGAAGTTTCCAACTATGAATTAAGCTATGACAACATGGTAACGAATCAGGCGTTATCCAACACGTTTACGAAGCATTTAGAGCAAATAACGGCTCAACCTGTATTGCCAGCCAAACAAAGCTATGGATCGATTGATATGGGAAACGTGAGTCACGTTGTTCCTGCAATCCATCCGTATATCGGATTTGACAAGCCGGGTTTAATAGCGCACACCAAAGAGTTTGCAGATATGACCATTACAGATAAAGGGCATCAGATGATTGCTGATGGAGCATTGGCGCTTGCGCAGACAGGCTTTGAAGTGATTACAGACCCAAATCTTTTAACAGCAATTAAACAGGAATTTAACCAAAGGAAAATATAA
- the proS gene encoding proline--tRNA ligase has product MGKKNKQFVEKITAMEDDFAQWYTDVVKQAELVDYGQVRGTMIIRPYGFAIWENIRDVLDKKFKETGHTNVAFPLFIPESLLQKEKDHVEGFAPEVAWVTHGGDEELVERLAVRPTSEVLFCDYYSKNIHSYRDLPKLYNQWGNVVRWEKTTRPFLRSSEFHWQEGHTAHATDEEASQETERMLGIYADVVEKYLAIPVLKGRKTDKEKFAGAKYTLTIESLMHDGKALQSGTSHHFGSGFAEAFDITYLDENGDSQFVHQTSWGLSTRIMGALIMVHGDNRGLVIPPRIAPTQAMIVPIAQHKEGVLDKAYDLRDQLKDLVRVDIDASDKMPGWKFNEYEMKGIPVRIEMGPKDIEKEQVVLVRRDTGEKEFVTLAELPTRLPALLEEVQTNLYNRAKAHLLEKTNVATNMDEFATILEEQTGFIKAMWCGDLACEEKIKEDTLATSRCIPFEQEKVADTCVCCGKKAKELVYWAKAY; this is encoded by the coding sequence TTGGGTAAGAAAAACAAGCAGTTTGTAGAAAAAATTACCGCAATGGAAGATGATTTTGCACAGTGGTATACCGATGTCGTTAAGCAAGCAGAGCTGGTTGATTATGGTCAGGTTCGCGGAACGATGATCATTAGACCGTACGGGTTTGCAATATGGGAAAATATTCGCGATGTGTTAGATAAGAAATTTAAAGAAACAGGTCACACGAATGTTGCGTTTCCGTTATTTATTCCAGAGAGTCTGTTGCAAAAGGAGAAAGATCATGTGGAAGGGTTTGCTCCTGAAGTAGCTTGGGTTACACATGGCGGAGATGAGGAGTTGGTAGAACGTCTTGCCGTTCGTCCTACTTCAGAAGTATTGTTCTGTGATTATTACTCTAAAAATATTCATTCTTACCGTGATTTGCCAAAGCTTTATAATCAGTGGGGGAATGTTGTTCGTTGGGAAAAAACGACACGACCATTCTTACGTTCCTCCGAATTCCATTGGCAGGAAGGGCATACTGCACATGCAACAGATGAAGAAGCCTCACAAGAGACGGAACGGATGCTAGGCATTTATGCTGATGTTGTGGAGAAATATTTAGCTATTCCAGTCCTTAAAGGAAGGAAAACGGATAAGGAAAAATTTGCTGGTGCTAAATATACATTGACAATCGAAAGCCTTATGCACGATGGGAAAGCACTGCAATCTGGAACTTCTCATCACTTCGGATCAGGTTTTGCGGAAGCATTTGATATTACGTATTTAGATGAAAACGGCGATAGTCAATTTGTCCATCAAACATCTTGGGGATTGTCAACCCGAATCATGGGAGCTTTAATTATGGTCCATGGAGATAACCGCGGTTTAGTGATTCCACCTCGCATTGCCCCGACGCAAGCGATGATCGTACCGATTGCACAGCATAAGGAAGGTGTATTGGATAAAGCGTATGATTTACGTGACCAATTAAAGGATCTTGTAAGAGTAGACATCGATGCAAGTGATAAAATGCCTGGCTGGAAATTTAACGAGTACGAAATGAAGGGTATCCCAGTCCGCATTGAAATGGGACCAAAAGACATTGAAAAAGAACAAGTTGTGCTTGTCCGTCGTGATACAGGTGAAAAGGAATTTGTTACATTAGCTGAATTGCCAACGCGCTTACCTGCTTTGCTTGAGGAAGTGCAAACGAATTTATACAATCGCGCAAAAGCTCATCTACTGGAAAAAACAAATGTCGCAACAAACATGGATGAGTTTGCAACCATCTTGGAAGAGCAAACAGGCTTTATTAAAGCAATGTGGTGCGGCGATCTAGCATGTGAAGAAAAAATTAAGGAAGATACACTAGCGACGTCTCGCTGTATCCCGTTTGAACAAGAAAAAGTGGCGGATACTTGCGTATGCTGCGGGAAAAAAGCGAAGGAATTGGTATACTGGGCAAAAGCATACTAA
- a CDS encoding GNAT family N-acetyltransferase, protein MEFTIRRATIKDKTDIINILQAAARWLQNKGIKQWGFLLAGNEDPAMEVEILAGNTYIAEIEGQIAGTFIASCEQNEWDVLMWGEKDDAAWYIHRLAVHQNYRGKQIGRQLLEWIETQLVGANSVLRLDCVADNPDLISFYDRAGYTFVGMKKDGEDRFALYEKELTI, encoded by the coding sequence ATGGAATTTACCATTCGAAGGGCGACGATAAAAGACAAAACAGACATTATAAATATTTTGCAAGCTGCAGCGCGCTGGCTTCAAAATAAAGGGATTAAACAATGGGGGTTTCTTTTAGCTGGAAATGAAGATCCTGCTATGGAAGTCGAAATTCTTGCAGGTAACACGTATATTGCAGAAATAGAAGGCCAAATTGCGGGCACCTTTATTGCTTCATGCGAGCAGAATGAGTGGGATGTGCTCATGTGGGGGGAGAAGGACGATGCTGCATGGTATATCCACCGGCTTGCTGTACATCAAAATTATCGTGGAAAACAAATTGGAAGACAGTTGCTGGAATGGATTGAAACACAATTAGTAGGTGCAAATTCTGTTCTTCGTTTGGATTGTGTTGCAGATAATCCTGATTTAATAAGCTTTTACGACCGAGCGGGATATACTTTTGTAGGAATGAAGAAGGATGGCGAAGACCGATTCGCTTTATATGAGAAGGAACTGACCATTTGA
- a CDS encoding cysteine hydrolase family protein, which translates to MKKALLNVDYTIDFVATDGKLTCGAPGQAIEDKVVSLTKEFIENGDYVVFAIDAHEEGDPFHPEANLFPPHNIIGTSGKNLYGKLADVYHEHQSKENVYYFDKTRYSAFAGTDLEIKLRERGIQELHIIGVCTDICVLHTAVDAYNKGFAIVIHKDAVASFNQVGHEWALEHFANTLGAKVV; encoded by the coding sequence ATGAAAAAGGCACTTTTGAATGTGGATTACACCATTGATTTTGTTGCAACAGATGGTAAACTGACATGTGGAGCACCGGGACAAGCTATTGAAGACAAAGTTGTTTCATTGACCAAAGAATTTATCGAAAACGGCGATTATGTGGTGTTTGCGATCGATGCACACGAAGAAGGCGATCCATTTCATCCAGAGGCAAATTTATTCCCGCCGCATAATATTATTGGCACATCTGGGAAAAATTTATATGGCAAGCTAGCCGATGTTTATCACGAACATCAGTCTAAGGAAAATGTATATTATTTTGATAAAACAAGGTATAGCGCCTTTGCTGGTACAGATTTGGAGATTAAACTGCGCGAACGTGGTATTCAGGAACTTCATATCATCGGTGTTTGCACAGATATTTGCGTATTGCATACAGCTGTCGATGCTTATAATAAAGGCTTTGCTATTGTTATTCATAAAGATGCTGTGGCAAGCTTCAATCAGGTAGGACACGAATGGGCGTTAGAGCATTTTGCAAACACACTAGGAGCTAAAGTGGTTTAA